The sequence CGGGCGCGGGCCCTGCTGGCCGAGGCGGGCTTCACCCCCGGGCCCGACGGCATCCTGCGGGACCGGGCCGGCCGCCGGGTGGAGCTGACGATCATGACGACGGCGGGGAACGCGCCCCGGGAGCAGGTGCAGCAGATCATGAAGGAGCAGCTGCGCCAGGTGGGCATCGACCTGCGCATCGACAACCGGCCCGCTTCGGTCTTCTTCGGCAGCGTGGTGCCGCGCCGGCAGTTCCCCCACCTGGCCATGTACGCCAGCCTCTTCACCCCCGACTCCACGGCCTTCGACCGGTTCCACAGCAGCCAGATCCCCAGCGAGCAGAACAACTGGGAGGGGAACAACCGGGTCGGGTGGCGGAATCTGGAGAACGACCGGCTGATGGAGCAGATCATTAACGAGCTGGACGAGGGCCGGCGGAACGCCTTGTTCAAGCGGCACCAGGAGCTCTTCGCCGAGGAGCTCCCCTCGCTGCCGCTGTACTTCCGCCTGAGCCTGACGACGATGCGCCGGGACGTGCGGAACGTCAGGCCCACCGGGCTGGGGACCTACTACCTCCCCTGGAACAGCTGGCAGTGGGAGTTCTAGGGGCGGGACGGTAGAATAAGGTATCTCCGGGGATGAGGTGAGAGCGTGGCGGAGCAGCCCCTGCTGTCGGTACGCAACCTGAAGACCTACTTCTACACGGACGAGGGCGTGGTGAAGGCCGTGGACGGCCTCTCCTACGACCTGCACCGGGGGGAGACCCTGGGCATCGTGGGGGAGTCCGGGTCGGGGAAGAGTGTGCACGCGCTGTCCATCATGCGGCTCATCCCCCAGCCCCCCGGCAAGATCGTGGCCGGCGAGATCCTCTTCGAGGGACGCAACCTGCTGAGCCTCTCCGAGGAGGAGATGCGCCGCATCCGCGGCAACCGCATCGCCATGATCTTCCAGGAGCCCATGACCTCGCTGAACCCGGTGCTCACCATTGGCGAGCAGATCGCCGAGGCGGTGATGCTCCACCAGCGCCTGCCCCGCAAGGCCGCGTGGGACCGGGCCGTGGAGATGCTGGAGAAGGTGCGCATCCCGCTGGCCCGGGAACGGGTGAAGGACTACCCGCACCAGTTCAGCGGCGGGATGCGCCAGCGGGTCATGATCGCCATGGCCCTCTCCTGCAACCCCTCCATCCTCATCGCCGACGAGCCCACCACCGCCCTCGACGTGACCATCCAGGCGCAGATCCTCGAGCTGATGCAGGAGCTGCAGCAGGAGTTCCACATGGCCATCATCCTCATCACGCACAACCTGGGCGTGGTGGCAGAGATGTGCGACAACGTGGTGGTCATGTACGCGGGGCGGCCGGTGGAGAAGGCCAACGTCCTGCGCACCTTCCAGGATCCCAAGCACCCCTACACCTGGGGCCTGCTCCACTCCATCCCCAAGCTGCACGAGCGCAAGGAGCGGCTCATCCCCATCGAGGGGCAGCCCCCCAGCCTGATCGACCTGCCCCCGGGGTGCCCGTTCGCCCCGCGTTGCCCCTTCGCCATGGAGATCTGCGTGCAGGAGGATCCGCCGGAGTACCTGGTGGGGCCGGAGCACACGGCGCGGTGCTACCTCTACAGCGAGCACGCCACCGAGGAGGACCGGCGGGCGGCGGTGGAAGCGGGGCTGGCGGCGGCCACGCCGCGCCCGGTGGTGCAGGAGTGAGGCGCACGGCGGCGCGGCCGGGGCCGGGGCGGCCGGGGGACGGCGCGGTGAGCGGGCGCTGACGCCGGCAGGACGGCGCACGGGAGGACGACGCACGGGAGGACCGACATGGCGACGGTGAGCGACGACATCATCCTCGACGTCCGGAACCTCTACAAGTACTTCCCCATCACCAAGGGTTTCATCTTCCAGAAGCAGGTGGGGGCGGTGAAGGCCGTGGACGGCGTCTCCTTCACCATCCGCCGCGGGGAGACGCTGGGCCTGGTGGGGGAGTCGGGGTGCGGCAAGACCACCACGGGACGCGTCATCCTGCGCCTGCAGGAGCCCACCAGCGGCGAGGTCTACTTCGAGGGGCGCAACATCTTCAAGCTCAACAAGGAGGAGATGCGCCGCCTGCGCCGCGACATGCAGATCATCTTCCAGGACCCCTACTCCTCCCTCAACCCGCGCATGACGGTGGGCGACATCATCGGCGAGCCCCTGGAGATCCACAACCTGGCCCGCGGCAAGGAGAAGGTGCGGCGCGTGCAGGAGCTGCTGGAGGTGGTGGGCCTCTCCCCCTACCACGCCAACCGCTACCCGCACGAGTTCAGCGGCGGGCAGCGGCAGCGCATCGGCATCGCCCGGGCCCTGGCGGTGAACCCGAAGCTCATCATCTGCGACGAGCCGGTCTCCGCCCTGGACGTGAGCATCCAGGCCCAGGTGCTGAACCTGCTGGAGGAGCTGCAGAAGGAGTTCGGGCTGACCTACCTCTTCATCGCCCACGACCTCTCCGTGGTCAAGCACATCAGCGACCGCATCGCCGTCATGTACCTGGGGCGCATCGTGGAGATCGCCGACGCCGACGAGCTCTTCACCAACCCGCAGCACCCCTACACGGAGGCCCTCCTCTCGGCGGTGCCCATCCCTGACCCGGCCATCCGGCGGGAGCGCATCATCCTGCCGGGGGACGTGCCGAGCCCGGTCAACCCGCCCAGGGGGTGCCGCTTCCACACCCGCTGCCTGTACGCTCAGGAGTCCTGCCGCATCGAGGACCCGCCGCTGCTGGACGTGGGCGGCGGCCACCTGGTGGCCTGCCCCATCCTGCCCTTCCGCCACCAGCGCAGCCGCGCGGCGGTGGTCCCGGCGGGGACGGCGGGCCCGACCACCTGAACCCCCGGGGCCGAGCGGAGCGGCGGTCCGCTTACAGGTTGCTGCCCAGGAGGGTGACGCCGCCGCGCGTCATCCGGTCCACGGTCGCCTGCACCGCCCGGTACTCCGCCTCGCTGTACACGTGCGGCTCCAGGCGAGGCAGGGCGAGCGTCTGGCGCACCACGGCATACGCCTCAGCGCGGGGCGGGTCGGCGTAGACCACCAGCAGGTCGACGTCCGAGGCGGCGGTGTGCCGGCCCCGGGCGTACGAGCCGAAGAGCACCACCCGCCTCAGCGGAAGGACCTGTGCCAGCGCCGGGAGGCGCGCGCGCAGGGCCTCCACCAGCGCCTCCCTAGTCCAGCGTGGATAGGAGACCCTGACAGAACTCGACGACCGCTTCCGCATGGGCGATCAGGCGCTCGGCCTCCGTTCGCGTGTACCGGCTGCTGGCCGACCCCGCCGGGTGGGCATTGGGATAGCGGGCGGGGATGTAGGCCTTGTCCAGTTCCAGGGCACGGTCGACGAGCGCGCCCGGGACGTCGGCGCGTGAGCGGAGCTCGCCGAGGAGGTCGGCCACCGAGTGGCCCCACGCCTCCGCCCCCAGACGCTGGAAGACGGCCTTCACGGCCTTCTCGGCGGCCTGCTGCGCGGAGAAGCAGGCCCAGTTGTAGAACCCCCGTTCCGCGTCGCTCCTGGCGTGCTCCAGGTCGCGGCGGGCGTCCTCCATCCAGTCCCGGCTGCGCTCCACGTCGGCCCCATCCTAGCACGGGCGTCCCCGGGTCCCCGGACCCCCGCCAGTTCGGCGGCTTGGTGCGCCCTCCACGGGAGTACGACTTCAGGCCTGCGGAACTGATGCGCGCCCTGCAAACGTCCTTTGCCGACCCCGACGGCAACGAGTTCGACGTGCTCCAAATTTTGGAGGAGTTCGCAGAGTGACCGTCCGTTTCCCGTGCCATCTTGCCTGCTCTACGACCTCGCGCATCGCTCGCTCAAACATCGTGGCGGTCCCTCCCGCTGTCTGACTGCTCAGGGCACACTCTGGGTACCGGTCTCACTCGCCAGCGCGCACTCCAGCGTCTCCGGGGCGGTGATCTGCACCTCCGTGCCGCCAGCTTCCAGGTCCTCGAGGTCGCTACCCCTCGGGTACCGGTGGCGGAGTACTCTGCTCCCGGCAACGGCGCAAACGGCTCGTGGTACGATGGTCCCTGCCATGGCCATCGATCGCGCCACCGTCGACTACGTCGCCCGGCTGAGCCGGCTGGCCCTCACCGAGGCCGAGCGGGAGGCCTTCACCCGCCAGCTCCGCGAGATCGTCGACTACTTCGCCCGGCTCCAGAGCCTGGACCTCGGCACGGTCCCCCCGACCGCGCACGTCCACGAGGGCAC comes from Armatimonadota bacterium and encodes:
- a CDS encoding ABC transporter ATP-binding protein, with translation MAEQPLLSVRNLKTYFYTDEGVVKAVDGLSYDLHRGETLGIVGESGSGKSVHALSIMRLIPQPPGKIVAGEILFEGRNLLSLSEEEMRRIRGNRIAMIFQEPMTSLNPVLTIGEQIAEAVMLHQRLPRKAAWDRAVEMLEKVRIPLARERVKDYPHQFSGGMRQRVMIAMALSCNPSILIADEPTTALDVTIQAQILELMQELQQEFHMAIILITHNLGVVAEMCDNVVVMYAGRPVEKANVLRTFQDPKHPYTWGLLHSIPKLHERKERLIPIEGQPPSLIDLPPGCPFAPRCPFAMEICVQEDPPEYLVGPEHTARCYLYSEHATEEDRRAAVEAGLAAATPRPVVQE
- a CDS encoding dipeptide ABC transporter ATP-binding protein yields the protein MATVSDDIILDVRNLYKYFPITKGFIFQKQVGAVKAVDGVSFTIRRGETLGLVGESGCGKTTTGRVILRLQEPTSGEVYFEGRNIFKLNKEEMRRLRRDMQIIFQDPYSSLNPRMTVGDIIGEPLEIHNLARGKEKVRRVQELLEVVGLSPYHANRYPHEFSGGQRQRIGIARALAVNPKLIICDEPVSALDVSIQAQVLNLLEELQKEFGLTYLFIAHDLSVVKHISDRIAVMYLGRIVEIADADELFTNPQHPYTEALLSAVPIPDPAIRRERIILPGDVPSPVNPPRGCRFHTRCLYAQESCRIEDPPLLDVGGGHLVACPILPFRHQRSRAAVVPAGTAGPTT
- a CDS encoding nucleotidyltransferase domain-containing protein — translated: MEALRARLPALAQVLPLRRVVLFGSYARGRHTAASDVDLLVVYADPPRAEAYAVVRQTLALPRLEPHVYSEAEYRAVQATVDRMTRGGVTLLGSNL
- a CDS encoding HEPN domain-containing protein, giving the protein MERSRDWMEDARRDLEHARSDAERGFYNWACFSAQQAAEKAVKAVFQRLGAEAWGHSVADLLGELRSRADVPGALVDRALELDKAYIPARYPNAHPAGSASSRYTRTEAERLIAHAEAVVEFCQGLLSTLD